The proteins below are encoded in one region of Loxodonta africana isolate mLoxAfr1 chromosome 5, mLoxAfr1.hap2, whole genome shotgun sequence:
- the HGFAC gene encoding hepatocyte growth factor activator isoform X2 has protein sequence MGRWAWVPSHGPLPGPYLLLPLLLLLVPGGAKPQAGGNRTEPPELNTMATPGTPMTPIPSVTPATPATNMSEAVVERSRDWGLSPTPRVASSSNTEGQVLTEDGRPCRFPFRYGGRMHQACTSEGSTRRKWCATTHNYDRDRAWGYCAPAATTPPGIPGTLDPCASDPCLNGGSCSSSQDPRSYICSCPAAFTGKDCSQEKCFDETRYEYLEAGEPWARVHQGRVEQCSCMGGRAQCEDTQHTACLSNPCLNGGTCHLIVATGTTVCACLPGQVGRLCNIVPAERCFVGNGVQYRGVASRAASGLSCLAWNSDLLYQELHVDSVGAAALLGLGPHAYCRNPDKDERPWCYVVKDNTLSWEYCHLVACDGETEVQESLPTPGALVALPELVLGGRRACGKRHKKRTFLRPRIIGGSAALPGSHPWLAALYIGDSFCAGSLIHTCWVVSAAHCFSDSPPRESVSVVLGQHFFNRTTDVTQKFSIEKYILYPQYSVLNPNDHDLVLVRLKKKGDRCAIRSQFVQPICLPEPSSPFPAGHKCQIAGWGHMGKDVSGYSRSLREALVPLVADHKCSSPEVYGADISPNMLCAGYFDCKADACQGDSGGPLACEKNGVAYLYGIISWGDGCGQLNKPGVYTRVANYVYWINDQIWPPKRHTAPS, from the exons ATGGGGCGCTGGGCCTGGGTCCCCAGCCACGGCCCCCTGCCTGGGCCATACCTTCTCCTGccgctgttgctgctgctggtgCCTGGCGGGGCCAAGCCACAGGCTGGTGGG AACCGTACGGAGCCCCCAGAACTTAACACCATGGCAACCCCTGGGACCCCCATGACCCCGATCCCCTCTGTGACTCCTGCGACCCCAGCAACAAACATGTCTGAGGCTGTGGTAGAAAGATCCCGTGACTGGGGGCTCAGCCCCACTCCCAGAGTGGCCTCCTCAAGCAACACTGAGGGCCAAG TGCTCACAGAGGACGGGAGGCCGTGCAGGTTCCCCTTCCGCTATGGCGGCCGCATGCACCAGGCCTGCACCTCTGAGGGGAGCACCCGCAGAAAGTG GTGCGCCACGACTCACAACTATGACCGGGACCGTGCCTGGGGTTACTGCGCCCCCGCAGCCACCACACCTCCAGGGATCCCAG GCACCCTGGACCCCTGTGCCTCTGACCCCTGCCTCAATGGGGGCTCCTGCTCCAGCTCGCAGGACCCCAGGTCCTACATCTGCTCCTGCCCCGCAGCCTTCACGGGCAAGGACTGCAGCCAGG AGAAGTGCTTCGACGAGACTCGCTATGAGTACTTGGAGGCAGGCGAGCCCTGGGCCCGCGTTCACCAGGGCCGGGTGGAGCAGTGTAGCTGCATGGGGGGCCGTGCCCAGTGCGAGGATACTCAGCACACAG CTTGCCTGAGCAACCCTTGCCTGAACGGGGGCACCTGCCACCTGATTGTGGCCACCGGGACCACTGTCTGCGCCTGCCTGCCGGGTCAAGTCGGCCGGCTCTGTAACATTG TGCCAGCCGAGCGCTGCTTCGTGGGCAATGGCGTACAGTACCGTGGCGTGGCCAGCAGGGCGGCCTCGGGCCTCAGCTGCCTGGCCTGGAACTCAGACCTGCTCTACCAAGAGCTACACGTGGATTCGGTGGGCGCAGCGGCACTGCTCGGCCTGGGCCCCCATGCCTACTGCCG CAACCCAGACAAGGACGAGAGGCCCTGGTGTTATGTGGTGAAGGACAACACGCTCTCCTGGGAGTACTGCCACCTGGTTGCCTGCG atggggaaactgaggttcaggaa TCCCTTCCCACCCCCGGGGCCCTGGTGGCCCTGCCCGAGCTAGTGCTGGGCGGGCGCCGGGCCTGTGGCAAGAGGCACAAGAAGAGAACCTTCCTGAGGCCCCGCATCATCGGGGGCTCAGCTGCCCTACCTGGCTCCCACCCCTGGCTGGCCGCCCTCTACATCGGGGACAGCTTCTGTGCCGGCAGCCTCATCCACACCTGCTGGGTGGTGTCTGCGGCCCACTGCTTCTCCGACAG CCCCCCCAGGGAGAGTGTCTCGGTGGTGCTGGGCCAGCATTTCTTCAACCGCACAACGGACGTGACGCAGAAGTTCAGCATTGAGAAGTACATCCTGTACCCCCAGTACTCCGTGCTCAACCCCAACGACCATGACCTGG TCCTGGTCCGGCTGAAGAAGAAGGGGGACCGCTGTGCCATTCGCTCCCAGTTTGTCCAGCCCATCTGCCTGCCCGAGCCCAGCAGCCCCTTCCCTGCAGGACACAAGTGCCAGATCGCAGGCTGGGGCCACATGGGCAAGG ATGTGAGTGGCTACTCCAGGTCGCTGCGGGAGGCCCTGGTCCCACTTGTCGCTGACCATAAGTGCAGCAGCCCCGAGGTGTATGGTGCCGATATCAGCCCCAACATGCTCTGCGCTGGCTACTTCGACTGCAAGGCTGATGCCTGCCAG GGGGACTCAGGGGGCCCCCTGGCCTGTGAGAAGAATGGTGTGGCTTACCTGTATGGCATCATCAGCTGGGGTGACGGCTGCGGGCAGCTCAACAAGCCAGGTGTCTACACCCGTGTGGCCAACTACGTGTACTGGATCAATGACCAAATATGGCCCCCCAAGCGACATACGGCTCCCTCCTGA
- the HGFAC gene encoding hepatocyte growth factor activator isoform X1, with translation MGRWAWVPSHGPLPGPYLLLPLLLLLVPGGAKPQAGGNRTEPPELNTMATPGTPMTPIPSVTPATPATNMSEAVVERSRDWGLSPTPRVASSSNTEGQVLTEDGRPCRFPFRYGGRMHQACTSEGSTRRKWCATTHNYDRDRAWGYCAPAATTPPGIPGTLDPCASDPCLNGGSCSSSQDPRSYICSCPAAFTGKDCSQEKCFDETRYEYLEAGEPWARVHQGRVEQCSCMGGRAQCEDTQHTACLSNPCLNGGTCHLIVATGTTVCACLPGQVGRLCNIVPAERCFVGNGVQYRGVASRAASGLSCLAWNSDLLYQELHVDSVGAAALLGLGPHAYCRNPDKDERPWCYVVKDNTLSWEYCHLVACGSLARNQSLPTPGALVALPELVLGGRRACGKRHKKRTFLRPRIIGGSAALPGSHPWLAALYIGDSFCAGSLIHTCWVVSAAHCFSDSPPRESVSVVLGQHFFNRTTDVTQKFSIEKYILYPQYSVLNPNDHDLVLVRLKKKGDRCAIRSQFVQPICLPEPSSPFPAGHKCQIAGWGHMGKDVSGYSRSLREALVPLVADHKCSSPEVYGADISPNMLCAGYFDCKADACQGDSGGPLACEKNGVAYLYGIISWGDGCGQLNKPGVYTRVANYVYWINDQIWPPKRHTAPS, from the exons ATGGGGCGCTGGGCCTGGGTCCCCAGCCACGGCCCCCTGCCTGGGCCATACCTTCTCCTGccgctgttgctgctgctggtgCCTGGCGGGGCCAAGCCACAGGCTGGTGGG AACCGTACGGAGCCCCCAGAACTTAACACCATGGCAACCCCTGGGACCCCCATGACCCCGATCCCCTCTGTGACTCCTGCGACCCCAGCAACAAACATGTCTGAGGCTGTGGTAGAAAGATCCCGTGACTGGGGGCTCAGCCCCACTCCCAGAGTGGCCTCCTCAAGCAACACTGAGGGCCAAG TGCTCACAGAGGACGGGAGGCCGTGCAGGTTCCCCTTCCGCTATGGCGGCCGCATGCACCAGGCCTGCACCTCTGAGGGGAGCACCCGCAGAAAGTG GTGCGCCACGACTCACAACTATGACCGGGACCGTGCCTGGGGTTACTGCGCCCCCGCAGCCACCACACCTCCAGGGATCCCAG GCACCCTGGACCCCTGTGCCTCTGACCCCTGCCTCAATGGGGGCTCCTGCTCCAGCTCGCAGGACCCCAGGTCCTACATCTGCTCCTGCCCCGCAGCCTTCACGGGCAAGGACTGCAGCCAGG AGAAGTGCTTCGACGAGACTCGCTATGAGTACTTGGAGGCAGGCGAGCCCTGGGCCCGCGTTCACCAGGGCCGGGTGGAGCAGTGTAGCTGCATGGGGGGCCGTGCCCAGTGCGAGGATACTCAGCACACAG CTTGCCTGAGCAACCCTTGCCTGAACGGGGGCACCTGCCACCTGATTGTGGCCACCGGGACCACTGTCTGCGCCTGCCTGCCGGGTCAAGTCGGCCGGCTCTGTAACATTG TGCCAGCCGAGCGCTGCTTCGTGGGCAATGGCGTACAGTACCGTGGCGTGGCCAGCAGGGCGGCCTCGGGCCTCAGCTGCCTGGCCTGGAACTCAGACCTGCTCTACCAAGAGCTACACGTGGATTCGGTGGGCGCAGCGGCACTGCTCGGCCTGGGCCCCCATGCCTACTGCCG CAACCCAGACAAGGACGAGAGGCCCTGGTGTTATGTGGTGAAGGACAACACGCTCTCCTGGGAGTACTGCCACCTGGTTGCCTGCG GATCTCTGGCCAGAAACCAGTCCCTTCCCACCCCCGGGGCCCTGGTGGCCCTGCCCGAGCTAGTGCTGGGCGGGCGCCGGGCCTGTGGCAAGAGGCACAAGAAGAGAACCTTCCTGAGGCCCCGCATCATCGGGGGCTCAGCTGCCCTACCTGGCTCCCACCCCTGGCTGGCCGCCCTCTACATCGGGGACAGCTTCTGTGCCGGCAGCCTCATCCACACCTGCTGGGTGGTGTCTGCGGCCCACTGCTTCTCCGACAG CCCCCCCAGGGAGAGTGTCTCGGTGGTGCTGGGCCAGCATTTCTTCAACCGCACAACGGACGTGACGCAGAAGTTCAGCATTGAGAAGTACATCCTGTACCCCCAGTACTCCGTGCTCAACCCCAACGACCATGACCTGG TCCTGGTCCGGCTGAAGAAGAAGGGGGACCGCTGTGCCATTCGCTCCCAGTTTGTCCAGCCCATCTGCCTGCCCGAGCCCAGCAGCCCCTTCCCTGCAGGACACAAGTGCCAGATCGCAGGCTGGGGCCACATGGGCAAGG ATGTGAGTGGCTACTCCAGGTCGCTGCGGGAGGCCCTGGTCCCACTTGTCGCTGACCATAAGTGCAGCAGCCCCGAGGTGTATGGTGCCGATATCAGCCCCAACATGCTCTGCGCTGGCTACTTCGACTGCAAGGCTGATGCCTGCCAG GGGGACTCAGGGGGCCCCCTGGCCTGTGAGAAGAATGGTGTGGCTTACCTGTATGGCATCATCAGCTGGGGTGACGGCTGCGGGCAGCTCAACAAGCCAGGTGTCTACACCCGTGTGGCCAACTACGTGTACTGGATCAATGACCAAATATGGCCCCCCAAGCGACATACGGCTCCCTCCTGA